The Nocardioides humi genome includes a region encoding these proteins:
- a CDS encoding SdrD B-like domain-containing protein — protein MKRWFEQVRSSLPTYPARRLTALAVAASGLAVLGGTQVAAPAQAAPGDGTIKVRVVQDYNGDGGWDDPFIEPGLAGVTVRVTDEAGVTQDLTTDGDGLVEIVGAPGSYRIVAVNPDPATLQPAPAREKTGTADTPAAKWLSPNEEFITVGANQTVQMTTAFWDSGDYCQSNPLIVTACQPPMFNSGGGAANNATGDTLVTAPYRAEGADVAKTTLSTKSETGALYGIGYRRQDRRVFAGAYAKRGSDYGPGGAGAIYVTDASGGPATLWGTVPNVGTRAHTNDTLPGGRLDWNFAPAVGKESLGDLDVSEDGDDLQVINLFTRELYVYDASAATMGAPTHVVDLSANPGCAAASDWRPGALGERKGVLYVGGVCSAESTQSAADVRAIVLSYDADTYAPIGTVMDQPLTAKRQGSGAGNGGGCNGRDMTTYRPWNDEGITCTNKNGQVPDPQAWLSDIVVENNGDLILGFRDRTGDQQLGLNSIWFADTTGTGGTRLGLVNYNAEGDINKACPTATSGGMFVLDMNGACGIAAVPAGQEAGEYFTGDRTAHNEPALGGLALSRGERGVATTIMDPAGFWTQGYASISRGTGRALDSAGDGSGPDPDEVLHDGDNWGNRLTGADGFGKGQGMADMEVLCEFAPIQIGNRVWNDENGDGIQDPGEDGIAGVTVNLYDPAGNLVATKVTNSRGEYYFDSINDGVGFNTDYVIRLDKPEDYTGNGKLAGVGLTDEDQGTGPEQDRLDSDGTLVGGYPEASITTGNRGENDHTIDFGFKPASVSVGDFVWIDSDGNGIQDPGESGLEGWC, from the coding sequence ATGAAGCGCTGGTTCGAACAGGTGAGGTCGTCCCTGCCGACGTACCCCGCCCGACGGCTGACGGCCCTGGCCGTCGCCGCCTCGGGTCTGGCCGTGCTGGGCGGGACGCAGGTGGCTGCCCCGGCCCAGGCCGCCCCGGGCGACGGCACCATCAAGGTGCGCGTCGTCCAGGACTACAACGGCGACGGCGGGTGGGACGACCCGTTCATCGAGCCGGGCCTGGCGGGTGTGACGGTCCGGGTGACCGACGAGGCCGGCGTCACCCAGGACCTCACGACCGACGGCGACGGCCTGGTGGAGATCGTGGGCGCTCCGGGCTCCTACCGGATCGTGGCGGTCAACCCGGACCCCGCGACCCTCCAGCCGGCGCCGGCCCGCGAGAAGACGGGGACGGCGGACACCCCGGCCGCCAAGTGGCTCTCGCCGAACGAGGAGTTCATCACCGTCGGGGCCAACCAGACCGTCCAGATGACGACGGCGTTCTGGGACTCCGGCGACTACTGCCAGTCGAACCCGCTCATCGTCACGGCCTGCCAGCCGCCGATGTTCAACAGCGGCGGCGGGGCGGCGAACAACGCCACCGGCGACACCCTGGTCACCGCGCCGTACCGCGCCGAGGGCGCCGACGTCGCCAAGACCACGCTCTCCACCAAATCGGAGACCGGCGCCCTCTACGGCATCGGCTACCGCAGGCAGGACCGGCGCGTCTTCGCCGGCGCCTACGCCAAGCGCGGCAGCGACTACGGCCCGGGCGGCGCCGGCGCGATCTACGTGACCGACGCCAGCGGCGGCCCCGCGACCCTGTGGGGCACCGTTCCCAACGTGGGGACCCGCGCCCACACCAACGACACCCTCCCCGGCGGCCGCCTGGACTGGAACTTCGCGCCGGCGGTCGGCAAGGAGTCGCTCGGCGACCTCGACGTCAGCGAGGACGGCGACGACCTCCAGGTGATCAACCTGTTCACCCGCGAGCTCTACGTGTACGACGCGTCGGCGGCCACCATGGGCGCCCCGACGCACGTCGTCGACCTGTCCGCGAACCCGGGCTGCGCCGCCGCCTCGGACTGGCGCCCCGGCGCGCTCGGCGAGCGCAAGGGCGTCCTCTACGTCGGCGGCGTCTGCTCGGCCGAGTCGACGCAGAGCGCCGCGGACGTCCGGGCGATTGTGCTGTCGTACGACGCCGACACCTACGCGCCCATCGGCACGGTGATGGACCAGCCGCTCACCGCCAAGCGCCAGGGCAGCGGCGCCGGCAACGGCGGCGGCTGCAACGGTCGCGACATGACCACCTACCGGCCGTGGAACGACGAGGGCATCACCTGCACCAACAAGAACGGCCAGGTCCCGGACCCGCAGGCCTGGCTCAGCGACATCGTCGTGGAGAACAACGGCGACCTGATCCTGGGCTTCCGCGACCGCACCGGCGACCAGCAGCTCGGCCTGAACTCGATCTGGTTCGCCGACACCACCGGCACCGGCGGCACGCGTCTGGGCCTGGTCAATTACAACGCCGAGGGCGACATCAACAAGGCCTGTCCCACGGCCACGTCGGGCGGCATGTTCGTGCTCGACATGAACGGCGCCTGCGGCATCGCGGCCGTCCCGGCCGGCCAGGAGGCCGGCGAGTACTTCACCGGCGACCGCACCGCCCACAACGAGCCCGCCCTCGGCGGCCTGGCGCTCAGCCGCGGCGAACGCGGCGTGGCGACCACGATCATGGACCCGGCCGGCTTCTGGACCCAGGGCTACGCGTCGATCTCCCGCGGCACGGGACGGGCCCTGGACAGCGCCGGCGACGGCTCCGGGCCCGACCCCGACGAGGTGCTGCACGACGGCGACAACTGGGGCAACCGCCTCACCGGGGCCGACGGCTTCGGCAAGGGCCAGGGCATGGCCGACATGGAGGTGCTCTGCGAGTTCGCGCCGATCCAGATCGGCAACCGGGTCTGGAACGACGAGAACGGCGACGGCATCCAGGACCCCGGCGAGGACGGGATCGCCGGCGTCACCGTCAACTTGTACGACCCCGCCGGGAACCTGGTGGCCACCAAGGTGACCAACTCGCGCGGTGAGTACTACTTCGACTCCATCAACGACGGCGTCGGGTTCAACACCGACTACGTCATCCGGCTGGACAAGCCGGAGGACTACACCGGCAACGGCAAGCTGGCCGGGGTGGGACTCACCGACGAGGACCAGGGGACCGGACCGGAGCAGGACCGGCTCGACTCGGACGGCACCCTGGTCGGCGGCTACCCGGAGGCGTCCATCACCACGGGCAACCGTGGCGAGAACGACCACACCATCGACTTCGGCTTCAAGCCGGCGTCGGTGTCGGTCGGCGACTTCGTGTGGATCGACAGCGACGGCAACGGCATCCAGGACCCCGGCGAGTCCGGTCTCGAGGGGTGGTGCTGA
- a CDS encoding LuxR family transcriptional regulator — protein MSTVVSVDALGELAAAGRVRQAVEEFESSWVQLWYTVEPAALRSLLVRLGPEPIAQHPGLRFVAVASGLVTGTDAWTLVDEAMGAVRRGRRPDDEILLAHLLSGVQHRASGQLLQARLLLDGARPVAARRAMALDGDLDPALVAFARLQYGITALLCGDIADARNLLEAAYDAEGLHGSPAGRAHVAAHLALVCAVAGELLDAAEALAAVDALVAELGQVVAATSDATQLTRMILLIDHRAFPEASRTVQSRTPASYGVLWPLALWAHAQFLLLTERHEQGLRLLGQAEAAVPAGIAGEGIASEIMRAARADFSIALGNVREAWVAVEPGSSRTPWSAVAEATVLYVSGEFETVRYAARVARAAHDLTLRESVRLRGLEAASCVATGDEESARRLLDVLLDTARRQGWRSFVSSLPRPLVAFALTNDLLSGDLAEVARDAVGVWMPGPALAAPLSPRERAVFRLLLEGAARSEIADRLGVSINTVKTQIRSLYAKLGVTSRREVLQKVALMPPAWTYDVPDWPEV, from the coding sequence ATGTCCACGGTCGTGTCCGTCGACGCCCTCGGCGAGCTGGCGGCCGCGGGACGGGTGCGGCAGGCGGTCGAGGAGTTCGAGTCGAGCTGGGTGCAGCTCTGGTACACGGTCGAGCCCGCGGCGCTGCGCTCGCTGCTGGTGAGACTCGGCCCGGAGCCGATCGCCCAGCACCCGGGCCTCCGGTTCGTCGCCGTGGCCAGCGGCCTGGTGACCGGGACCGACGCCTGGACCCTGGTCGACGAGGCGATGGGCGCGGTACGACGCGGCCGGCGACCCGACGACGAGATCCTGCTCGCCCACCTCCTCTCCGGCGTCCAGCACCGCGCCAGCGGGCAGCTCCTCCAGGCCCGGCTGCTCCTGGACGGGGCGCGCCCGGTCGCCGCCCGGCGCGCGATGGCGCTGGACGGCGACCTGGACCCGGCCCTCGTCGCCTTCGCCCGGCTGCAGTACGGCATCACCGCGCTGCTGTGCGGGGACATCGCCGACGCGCGCAACCTGCTCGAGGCGGCGTACGACGCCGAGGGCCTGCACGGTTCGCCCGCCGGACGCGCGCACGTGGCCGCGCATCTCGCCCTCGTGTGCGCCGTGGCGGGTGAGCTCCTCGACGCCGCCGAGGCGCTCGCCGCGGTCGACGCGCTCGTCGCGGAGCTGGGGCAGGTCGTCGCGGCGACGAGCGACGCGACCCAGCTCACCCGGATGATCCTGCTGATCGACCACCGGGCGTTCCCCGAGGCCAGCCGGACGGTCCAGAGCCGCACGCCCGCGTCGTACGGCGTCCTGTGGCCGCTGGCCCTGTGGGCTCATGCCCAGTTCCTGCTGCTGACCGAGCGGCACGAGCAGGGCCTGCGCCTGCTGGGACAGGCCGAGGCCGCGGTGCCCGCCGGCATCGCGGGGGAGGGCATCGCCAGCGAGATCATGCGCGCTGCCCGCGCGGACTTCAGCATCGCGCTGGGCAATGTGCGCGAGGCCTGGGTCGCGGTCGAGCCGGGCAGCTCCCGCACGCCGTGGTCCGCGGTCGCGGAGGCGACGGTCCTCTACGTCAGCGGCGAGTTCGAGACGGTGCGCTACGCCGCGCGGGTCGCCCGCGCGGCCCACGACCTCACCCTGCGCGAGTCGGTCCGGCTCCGCGGCCTCGAGGCCGCCTCCTGCGTCGCCACCGGGGACGAGGAGAGCGCCCGGCGCCTGCTGGACGTCCTCCTCGACACGGCCCGGCGCCAGGGCTGGCGCTCCTTCGTCTCGTCACTGCCGCGACCACTGGTCGCCTTCGCCCTGACGAACGACCTGCTGTCGGGCGATCTCGCGGAGGTCGCCCGGGACGCGGTCGGCGTGTGGATGCCGGGACCGGCCCTCGCCGCGCCGCTGTCGCCGCGCGAGCGCGCGGTCTTCCGGCTGCTGCTCGAGGGCGCGGCCCGCAGCGAGATCGCCGACCGGCTCGGCGTCTCGATCAACACGGTCAAGACCCAGATCCGCAGTCTCTACGCCAAGCTCGGCGTCACCAGCCGTCGCGAGGTCCTGCAGAAGGTCGCCCTGATGCCGCCCGCATGGACCTACGACGTCCCCGACTGGCCGGAGGTCTGA
- a CDS encoding response regulator: MPVVGAGESSETVWQVALVEDHLLQRRRTEEILGRESGLIVVASCATLPEFLAWVQRAPRSARPHLLVLDLSVDRGPSVDPDVVGRLVDAGLRVLVLSALASPGLVRSVIKAGVAGIVGKRDSEQDVIDAVWTVLRQGEWMTPDLAAIIAADAERPQLSDQEERALVLYASGLTLGAVAEALGVKPDTAKTYIARVKSKYAVAGRPVRSKVDLSRIAIDDGYVDRG, translated from the coding sequence ATGCCCGTCGTGGGTGCGGGGGAGTCGTCCGAGACCGTCTGGCAGGTGGCGCTGGTGGAGGATCACCTCCTGCAGCGTCGGCGTACCGAGGAGATCCTCGGCCGCGAGTCCGGCCTGATCGTGGTGGCGAGCTGCGCCACCCTGCCGGAGTTCCTGGCCTGGGTCCAGCGCGCACCCCGCAGCGCCCGCCCCCACCTGCTCGTGCTCGACCTCAGCGTCGACCGCGGCCCCAGCGTCGACCCGGACGTCGTCGGCCGGCTCGTCGACGCCGGGCTCCGGGTCCTGGTGCTCTCGGCCCTCGCCTCGCCCGGCCTGGTCCGGTCGGTGATCAAGGCCGGGGTGGCCGGCATCGTCGGCAAGCGCGACTCCGAGCAGGACGTGATCGACGCGGTGTGGACGGTACTCCGCCAGGGCGAGTGGATGACGCCCGACCTGGCGGCGATCATCGCCGCCGACGCCGAGCGTCCCCAGCTCAGCGACCAGGAGGAGCGGGCGCTGGTCCTCTACGCGTCCGGGCTCACCCTCGGCGCCGTGGCCGAGGCGCTGGGCGTCAAGCCGGACACGGCGAAGACCTACATCGCCCGGGTCAAGTCCAAGTACGCCGTCGCCGGCCGCCCGGTGCGCTCCAAGGTCGACCTGAGCCGGATCGCCATCGACGACGGGTACGTCGACCGCGGGTGA
- a CDS encoding VaFE repeat-containing surface-anchored protein — MADSLVGPFTVGTDQPSVSVSVAPALTLTDAGGTPIDASTVVDGQQLYLDLRGTTAAGSATVTVTATGSNATGKIISVPTQPGGTATAGDHAQSLILVAPSTATVTDQAAVAWAAAAAPAIGTTLVDAADGDHVLPSTGGSVTDTVAYANLVPGTTYTITGELMRRSDGSATGITGSATFTPTQADGTVEVHFTVPAGYAGQQLVAFEELVETGSAVVVAEHKDIDDAAQTVTVRAGPTVTTQASAATARVGAALHDVVTITGLVPGGTAQGTATLYGPLTTVDDTVCVAANEAGSVTFAPQNGTSATPSITVVRPGLYTWQVTVSADADNDAATHECGLAAETTLVEDQPPGTTPSTVSLTTETSTTAVKPGKRIHDVVTITGFVPGHGATGSATLYGPFASRAAITCTPAHAVATVPFTPGNGVIRTPAVPVTRTGYYTWVAATTADSHNTAATHACGLASETTLVRKPSYRPPVVSTGYRSAGPDVNGRRKVSRVIIPALGVNARTTMVGIRKGTMQVPGQVARTGQLSRSAAAGDLIGTTVIAGHVSDRRDRPGAFWRLSRIRPGQVVTVREGSRQLRYRVTSVERFSRSKRLPQRFFSTTGEHRLVLISCAGRVGTSNGGFHYRQNVVVTATPLDG, encoded by the coding sequence GTGGCCGACTCGCTCGTCGGGCCGTTCACGGTCGGCACCGACCAGCCGAGCGTCAGTGTCTCGGTCGCTCCGGCGCTCACCCTGACCGACGCCGGCGGTACGCCGATCGACGCGTCCACGGTCGTCGACGGCCAGCAGCTGTACCTCGACCTGCGCGGGACCACGGCCGCCGGGTCGGCCACCGTCACCGTCACGGCGACGGGCTCGAACGCGACCGGCAAGATCATCTCGGTGCCCACCCAGCCCGGCGGCACCGCGACCGCCGGCGACCACGCGCAGTCGCTCATCCTGGTGGCGCCGAGCACGGCCACCGTCACCGATCAGGCCGCCGTCGCCTGGGCGGCGGCCGCGGCTCCGGCGATCGGGACGACCCTGGTCGACGCCGCCGACGGCGACCACGTGCTGCCCTCGACCGGCGGCTCCGTGACCGACACGGTGGCCTACGCGAATCTGGTGCCGGGCACGACCTACACGATCACCGGCGAGCTGATGCGCAGGTCCGACGGCTCGGCGACCGGCATCACCGGCTCGGCGACCTTCACGCCGACCCAGGCGGACGGGACCGTCGAGGTCCACTTCACCGTCCCGGCGGGGTACGCCGGACAGCAGCTGGTGGCCTTCGAGGAGCTGGTCGAGACCGGCTCGGCGGTCGTCGTCGCCGAGCACAAGGACATCGACGACGCGGCGCAGACCGTCACCGTCAGGGCCGGCCCGACCGTCACCACCCAGGCCTCCGCGGCCACGGCCCGGGTCGGCGCCGCCCTGCACGACGTCGTCACGATCACCGGCCTCGTCCCCGGCGGCACCGCCCAGGGGACCGCCACCCTCTACGGTCCGCTCACCACCGTCGACGACACCGTGTGCGTCGCCGCGAACGAGGCCGGAAGCGTCACCTTCGCCCCGCAGAACGGGACGTCCGCCACCCCGTCGATCACGGTCGTCCGGCCCGGCCTCTACACCTGGCAGGTCACGGTGAGCGCCGACGCCGACAATGACGCGGCGACCCACGAGTGCGGCCTCGCTGCCGAGACGACCCTGGTCGAGGACCAGCCCCCGGGCACGACCCCGTCGACCGTGTCGCTGACGACCGAGACCTCCACGACCGCCGTGAAGCCGGGCAAGAGGATCCACGACGTCGTGACCATCACCGGCTTCGTGCCGGGACACGGCGCGACCGGCTCGGCGACCCTGTACGGCCCGTTCGCGTCCCGCGCCGCGATCACCTGCACCCCCGCGCACGCGGTCGCGACGGTGCCCTTCACCCCGGGCAACGGCGTGATCCGTACGCCGGCGGTGCCGGTGACCCGGACCGGTTACTACACCTGGGTGGCCGCGACGACGGCCGACAGCCACAACACGGCGGCCACGCACGCGTGTGGACTGGCCTCGGAGACCACGCTCGTGCGCAAGCCGTCGTACCGCCCGCCGGTCGTGAGCACCGGCTACCGCTCCGCCGGGCCCGACGTGAACGGCCGCCGGAAGGTCAGTCGGGTGATCATCCCGGCCCTCGGGGTGAACGCACGCACCACGATGGTCGGGATCAGGAAGGGGACCATGCAGGTGCCCGGCCAGGTGGCCCGCACCGGTCAGCTGAGCAGGTCGGCGGCCGCCGGTGACCTGATCGGCACGACGGTCATCGCCGGACACGTCTCCGACCGGCGCGACCGCCCCGGCGCCTTCTGGCGGCTGTCCCGGATCCGGCCGGGCCAGGTGGTCACGGTCCGGGAGGGCAGCAGGCAGCTGCGCTACCGGGTCACCTCGGTCGAGCGGTTCTCGCGCTCGAAGCGGCTGCCCCAGCGGTTCTTCTCGACCACCGGCGAGCACCGCCTCGTCCTGATCAGCTGCGCCGGCCGGGTCGGCACCTCGAACGGCGGCTTCCACTACCGGCAGAACGTGGTGGTCACCGCGACCCCGCTGGACGGCTGA
- a CDS encoding thioester domain-containing protein → MRMSNGRRTGVAALALAVVAVLTPWSAPGASAEPGAGDTVYVGAKSQGYPGSGIHGVFEQTPADPGNPGTPDYWAYCIEHDVTAKPNIAAGVGTASDFLGSNHFTDPAVQARVLWVLAHSYPALSLADFATASGVPGIALNDAIEATQYAIWRYTDVGYDASWAWASDDSEDAYWYLVNGANASGGLTPRT, encoded by the coding sequence ATGAGAATGAGCAACGGGCGCCGCACGGGCGTCGCCGCGCTGGCGCTGGCGGTCGTCGCCGTGCTGACGCCGTGGTCGGCGCCGGGAGCGTCCGCGGAGCCGGGCGCCGGCGACACCGTCTACGTCGGCGCGAAGTCGCAGGGCTATCCCGGCAGCGGCATCCACGGCGTCTTCGAGCAGACGCCGGCCGACCCGGGCAACCCGGGCACGCCCGACTACTGGGCCTACTGCATCGAGCACGACGTCACGGCCAAGCCGAACATCGCCGCCGGCGTCGGCACCGCGTCCGACTTCCTCGGCAGCAACCACTTCACCGATCCCGCCGTCCAGGCGAGGGTGCTGTGGGTCCTCGCGCACAGCTATCCGGCGCTGAGCCTCGCCGACTTCGCCACCGCGTCCGGGGTGCCGGGCATCGCGCTCAACGACGCGATCGAGGCCACCCAGTACGCGATCTGGCGCTACACCGACGTCGGGTACGACGCCAGCTGGGCCTGGGCGAGCGACGACTCCGAGGACGCCTACTGGTACCTCGTCAACGGCGCCAACGCCAGTGGCGGCCTGACCCCGCGGACCTGA
- a CDS encoding sensor histidine kinase: MQIVRARRHLGDLARDLVRRAAPVRPAVDGWATRTLTGAMARAFLLATAAWQLVMLAAVVASPGPVRDLVPLLLAHAATLGAMLAARAGRLPAWVPVVAVYVLFVGGWSAADSMVDPLLFASCWMMNLGGATPAFVLRGRPALVLPALASVTVPAAMLLLRPDLPPTLPIAVFITQWSIVLATRVGLTYLFDFAAEADAEASAALRDRAAVAAQEAAGRAAAEDARVLHDTVINTLAAIASGGGAVRDTEAVRQRCARDIATVAALQAGTAPADDDTGLRAASYDSRVRVRHLGLDDARLAGAEARLDPARLRALRRATTELVQNAAKHAGVDEVRVRAEERAGELVVTVEDDGAGFDGRTGFTGGLATSVLDRAREAEIEVGLDTAPGAGTRVTLTVHRSSGAGPRRRERRGGIADVVRVLRRRACLLYGAGVSAVGFVLAVGNHPGEPTPEYLMATIAALGAALAWWCTRNRRALPAWAALVLAAAAPAAFVLSAAAVDYGRDDPVLWQAIGATGILIVLAELGPRPATVVWAGLGYAVVVLVVAADVGRSSPAAATIVLMAGAAALGLVAAWRRFQRTIGAIGVRAAADERAAWAARTQLAEREAADRSRGRWRAAGLNRSLSLLEAARDGADPDDPALRSRCAEEEAYLRQLTLLHPDLVHMGQWFARALNEAHDQGVRLVVRAGGEDLPAQVAADLGDLLLTTVAGTPTGQDLTITLFPSSAGARMTLVGAHPHLADGIRAARGPLAAATRVTSLADQDVAEIVVGA; this comes from the coding sequence GTGCAGATCGTCCGAGCCCGCCGGCACCTCGGGGACCTGGCACGCGACCTGGTCCGCCGCGCCGCCCCCGTCCGGCCCGCGGTCGACGGCTGGGCGACGCGGACCCTGACCGGCGCGATGGCGCGGGCCTTCCTACTCGCCACCGCCGCGTGGCAGCTGGTCATGCTGGCCGCCGTGGTGGCATCGCCGGGACCGGTGCGCGACCTGGTCCCGCTGCTCCTCGCCCACGCCGCCACACTGGGGGCGATGCTCGCGGCCCGGGCGGGCCGCCTCCCCGCATGGGTCCCGGTCGTCGCGGTCTACGTGCTGTTCGTCGGCGGCTGGTCAGCGGCGGACTCGATGGTCGACCCGCTGCTGTTCGCGTCCTGCTGGATGATGAACCTCGGCGGCGCCACGCCGGCCTTCGTGCTCCGCGGGCGGCCGGCCCTCGTGCTCCCCGCGCTGGCCTCGGTGACGGTCCCCGCGGCCATGCTGCTCCTGCGGCCGGATCTGCCGCCGACGCTGCCGATCGCCGTCTTCATCACGCAGTGGTCGATCGTGCTGGCGACCCGGGTCGGGTTGACCTACCTCTTCGACTTCGCCGCCGAGGCCGACGCCGAGGCGTCCGCGGCGCTCCGTGACCGGGCCGCCGTCGCCGCCCAGGAGGCCGCGGGCCGGGCCGCGGCCGAGGACGCCCGGGTCCTGCACGACACCGTGATCAACACCCTCGCCGCCATCGCGAGCGGCGGCGGCGCGGTCCGCGACACGGAGGCGGTGCGCCAGCGCTGTGCCCGCGACATCGCGACCGTAGCGGCCCTGCAGGCCGGCACCGCGCCGGCGGACGACGACACCGGGCTCCGCGCGGCGTCGTACGACTCCCGGGTCCGGGTGCGCCACCTCGGGCTGGACGACGCGCGGCTGGCCGGGGCCGAGGCGCGTCTCGACCCCGCGCGGCTGCGGGCCCTGCGGCGCGCGACGACCGAGCTGGTCCAGAACGCCGCCAAGCACGCCGGCGTCGACGAGGTCAGGGTCCGTGCCGAGGAACGCGCGGGCGAGCTCGTGGTGACGGTCGAGGACGACGGAGCCGGGTTCGACGGCCGGACCGGGTTCACCGGCGGGCTGGCCACGTCCGTGCTCGACCGGGCCCGCGAGGCCGAGATCGAGGTCGGCCTCGACACCGCTCCCGGCGCCGGGACCCGGGTGACGCTCACCGTGCACCGGTCCTCGGGGGCCGGGCCGCGGCGGCGCGAGCGGCGCGGCGGCATCGCCGACGTCGTCCGCGTCCTGCGCCGCCGCGCCTGTCTCCTGTACGGCGCCGGCGTCTCCGCCGTCGGCTTCGTCCTGGCGGTCGGCAACCACCCGGGCGAGCCGACGCCGGAGTACCTCATGGCGACCATCGCCGCGCTCGGCGCGGCCCTCGCCTGGTGGTGCACCCGCAACCGGCGCGCCCTGCCCGCCTGGGCGGCCCTGGTGCTCGCCGCCGCCGCACCCGCGGCCTTCGTGCTCTCCGCCGCCGCCGTCGACTACGGCCGCGACGACCCCGTGCTCTGGCAGGCGATCGGCGCCACCGGGATCCTCATCGTCCTCGCCGAGCTGGGTCCGCGGCCGGCCACGGTCGTGTGGGCCGGCCTCGGGTACGCCGTCGTGGTGCTGGTCGTGGCCGCCGACGTCGGCCGGTCCTCGCCGGCGGCCGCGACGATCGTGCTGATGGCCGGCGCCGCCGCCCTGGGGCTGGTCGCCGCGTGGCGGCGGTTCCAGCGCACCATCGGTGCGATCGGCGTCCGCGCCGCCGCCGACGAGCGCGCCGCGTGGGCCGCCCGCACCCAGCTGGCCGAGCGCGAGGCCGCCGACCGGTCCCGGGGGCGATGGCGCGCGGCCGGGCTGAACCGCTCGCTCTCGCTGCTGGAGGCCGCGCGCGACGGCGCCGACCCGGACGACCCGGCGCTGCGGTCACGATGCGCCGAGGAGGAGGCGTACCTGCGCCAGCTCACCCTGCTCCACCCGGACCTGGTGCACATGGGCCAGTGGTTCGCCCGGGCGCTGAACGAGGCCCACGACCAGGGCGTCCGGCTCGTCGTCCGCGCCGGCGGCGAGGACCTGCCCGCCCAGGTCGCGGCCGACCTCGGCGACCTCCTGCTCACGACCGTGGCGGGCACGCCCACCGGTCAGGACCTCACCATCACGCTGTTCCCCAGCTCGGCCGGCGCGCGGATGACCCTCGTCGGCGCCCACCCGCACCTCGCGGACGGCATCCGGGCGGCTCGCGGTCCGCTCGCCGCGGCGACCCGGGTGACGTCGTTGGCCGACCAGGACGTCGCGGAGATCGTCGTCGGGGCCTGA
- a CDS encoding class I SAM-dependent methyltransferase translates to MSDVRQTWTKGAAGWLANELVFDRLFAPVTAAVLDAAALHPGDRVLEVGCGSGALLEAAVRQGARAVGVDISPGMIEAARERVPEATVLLGDAQELDLREALGGQRGRGYDVVASRFGVMFFADPVAAFANLRRAAADGRGLLAFAAWTAREENPMFTLGTEVLTRRLAAEGAGNGYAAAGPGPTSLADPGEVERILAAAGWSAVHLERVEFVCDYGQDGSDGVEERLATILGTTTGRRAADVLRPLLGMAGWAGLVDEVRAELRSGMVGGVVRHPAATWLVTATA, encoded by the coding sequence ATGAGCGACGTACGGCAGACCTGGACCAAGGGAGCGGCGGGGTGGCTGGCCAACGAGCTGGTCTTCGACCGGCTCTTCGCGCCGGTGACCGCGGCGGTGCTCGACGCGGCCGCGCTGCACCCGGGCGACCGGGTGCTGGAGGTCGGGTGCGGGTCCGGGGCGCTGCTGGAGGCCGCCGTGCGGCAGGGGGCGCGGGCGGTCGGCGTCGACATCTCTCCGGGGATGATCGAGGCGGCCCGGGAGCGGGTGCCGGAGGCGACCGTGCTGCTGGGCGACGCGCAGGAGCTCGACCTGCGCGAGGCGCTCGGCGGCCAGCGCGGCCGCGGGTACGACGTGGTCGCGTCGCGCTTCGGCGTCATGTTCTTCGCCGACCCGGTCGCCGCCTTCGCCAACCTGCGCCGCGCGGCGGCGGACGGCAGGGGCCTGCTCGCCTTCGCGGCCTGGACGGCGCGCGAGGAGAATCCCATGTTCACGCTCGGCACCGAGGTGCTCACCCGGCGCCTGGCCGCGGAGGGCGCGGGCAACGGCTACGCCGCCGCGGGCCCCGGGCCGACCTCGCTGGCCGACCCCGGCGAGGTCGAGCGGATCCTCGCCGCCGCCGGCTGGTCGGCGGTGCACCTCGAGCGGGTCGAGTTCGTCTGCGACTACGGCCAGGACGGGTCGGACGGGGTCGAGGAGCGCCTCGCCACCATCCTCGGTACGACGACGGGCCGGCGCGCCGCCGACGTACTGCGCCCCCTGCTCGGCATGGCCGGGTGGGCGGGCCTGGTGGACGAGGTCCGCGCGGAGCTGCGGTCCGGGATGGTCGGCGGGGTCGTCCGGCACCCGGCCGCCACCTGGCTGGTCACCGCCACCGCCTGA